A DNA window from Vanessa cardui chromosome 16, ilVanCard2.1, whole genome shotgun sequence contains the following coding sequences:
- the LOC124536535 gene encoding uncharacterized protein LOC124536535 yields the protein MFKLVVLSMVLASVAASGIAPLWGGHLAAPWGAHLATPWGAAIAAPLAAPVAAAPLAPIGAYNYRGPLSLAPGQPANILAHDGRPLDTLSVNVDRAIHYTAKALDHGGAHLLKKRSVVAPWAAAPWAVAAPAVAWSHSARIDVPAARVIAPAPVALAAAAHVAPWGLGHGAPLGHLW from the coding sequence ATGTTCAAGCTGGTGGTGTTGTCTATGGTCCTCGCCTCCGTGGCCGCCAGTGGTATTGCACCTTTATGGGGTGGGCACTTAGCTGCTCCATGGGGCGCTCATTTAGCTACTCCCTGGGGTGCAGCCATTGCTGCTCCACTCGCAGCTCCAGTTGCTGCAGCTCCACTTGCTCCAATCGGCGCGTACAACTACAGGGGCCCACTTTCTCTTGCCCCTGGACAACCCGCCAACATCTTGGCTCACGATGGCAGACCACTGGATACTCTTAGTGTTAACGTTGACCGTGCTATTCATTACACCGCTAAGGCACTCGACCATGGCGGTGCTCATCTGCTGAAAAAGAGATCAGTCGTCGCTCCCTGGGCTGCGGCTCCATGGGCCGTTGCTGCTCCAGCTGTTGCCTGGTCACACTCTGCCCGCATTGATGTTCCTGCTGCTCGCGTAATCGCGCCTGCTCCCGTGGCCTTGGCTGCCGCCGCACACGTTGCTCCTTGGGGCTTGGGACACGGCGCTCCTTTGGGACACCTTTGGTGA
- the LOC124536085 gene encoding uncharacterized protein LOC124536085, whose protein sequence is MFKLVVLSCVLAAASASALFQSYVPPLAPLAYSPFFQPYNYRGPYSLAPGQPANILGSDGRPLDTLDVNLDRSAHYAAKALDNGFHILKKRSAAYIAPYAAPYASPYAVPYAAPYATPYAAAYAAPLAYSAPLLQPYNYRGPLSLAPGQPANILGSDGRPLDTLEVNLDRSAHFNAQFLKNGVHLLKKRSAGLIAPINTVTITRTPLIASSFAYGSPLAHQYLKRISYAASPITHIF, encoded by the coding sequence ATGTTTAAGCTGGTGGTGTTGTCTTGCGTCCTGGCGGCGGCGTCCGCATCGGCCCTTTTCCAGTCTTACGTGCCGCCCTTAGCTCCTCTGGCCTACTCGCCGTTCTTCCAGCCTTACAACTACCGCGGACCATACTCTCTCGCTCCTGGTCAGCCTGCCAACATCCTGGGTTCTGATGGCAGACCCCTGGACACTTTGGACGTGAACTTGGACCGCTCTGCTCATTATGCCGCTAAGGCTCTGGACAACGGATTCCACATTTTGAAGAAACGCTCCGCTGCCTACATCGCTCCTTACGCCGCTCCTTATGCCTCTCCTTACGCCGTGCCTTACGCCGCCCCTTACGCCACCCCATACGCCGCTGCGTACGCCGCTCCTTTGGCTTACTCCGCGCCTCTTCTCCAGCCTTACAACTACCGTGGACCATTGTCGCTAGCCCCAGGACAGCCCGCCAACATTTTGGGCTCTGACGGTAGGCCCTTAGACACCTTAGAAGTCAACTTGGATCGCTCTGCCCATTTTAATGCGCAGTTCCTCAAAAATGGCGTACATCTATTGAAGAAGCGCTCCGCAGGTCTGATCGCCCCAATCAACACTGTCACCATTACTAGGACGCCACTGATCGCTTCCAGCTTCGCGTATGGTTCACCCCTCGCCCACCAATACCTTAAACGTATCTCGTACGCCGCCAGCCCCATCACCCACATCTTTTAA
- the LOC124536086 gene encoding uncharacterized protein LOC124536086, protein MFKLVVLSCVLAAVSASALFQSYVAPLAPVAYSPFFQPYNYRGPYSLAPGQPANILGSDGRPLDTLDVNLDRSAHYAAKALDNGFHILKKRSAAFIAPYAVPYAAPYAAPYAAAYAPLAYSAPLLQPSNYRGPLSLAPGQPANILGSDGRPLDTLDVNLDRAAHYTAKALNGEAHILKKRSAAFIAPYSTVTVARTPLIASTYAYPTPIATHISPVTFAATPITHVL, encoded by the coding sequence ATGTTTAAGCTGGTGGTGTTGTCTTGCGTCCTGGCGGCGGTGTCCGCATCGGCCCTTTTCCAGTCTTACGTGGCGCCCTTAGCTCCTGTGGCCTACTCGCCGTTCTTCCAGCCTTACAACTACCGCGGACCATACTCTCTCGCTCCTGGTCAGCCCGCCAACATCCTGGGTTCTGATGGCAGACCCCTGGACACTTTGGACGTGAACTTGGACCGCTCTGCTCATTATGCCGCTAAGGCCCTGGACAACGGATTCCACATTTTGAAGAAACGCTCCGCTGCTTTCATCGCTCCTTACGCCGTGCCTTACGCCGCCCCTTACGCCGCCCCTTACGCCGCTGCGTACGCCCCTTTGGCTTACTCCGCGCCTCTTCTCCAGCCTTCCAACTACCGTGGACCATTGTCGCTAGCCCCAGGACAGCCCGCTAACATTTTGGGCTCTGACGGCAGGCCTCTTGATACATTGGACGTGAACTTGGACCGTGCTGCTCATTACACAGCGAAGGCTCTCAACGGTGAAGCACATATCTTAAAGAAACGTTCAGCTGCCTTCATTGCTCCCTACAGCACAGTCACCGTCGCTAGGACGCCACTGATCGCTTCCACCTACGCCTACCCGACACCCATCGCCACACACATCAGCCCAGTCACTTTTGCCGCAACTCCTATCACTCACGTCCTGTAA
- the LOC124536521 gene encoding uncharacterized protein LOC124536521 → MSQLASELISTQTKMFKLVVLSVVLALAVAEPSAIAPLWGGHLAAPWGAALAAPWGAAVAAPVAVGAPIGAYNYRGPLSLAPGQPANILAADGRPLDTLSVNVDRAAHLTAKALDHVGAHLLKKRSIVGAPLVAAPLGWHGVAAARVVAPVAAAPIAAWGWGHGVRLGHLW, encoded by the coding sequence ATGTCACAGTTAGCTTCTGAACTGATATCAACACAGACCAAAATGTTTAAACTGGTGGTGTTGTCTGTTGTACTGGCTTTGGCCGTAGCTGAGCCCAGCGCCATCGCTCCTTTATGGGGAGGACACTTAGCCGCTCCCTGGGGCGCTGCCCTGGCCGCTCCTTGGGGTGCTGCAGTCGCCGCTCCTGTCGCTGTGGGCGCTCCTATCGGTGCGTACAACTACAGAGGCCCACTGTCACTCGCTCCCGGACAGCCTGCCAATATCTTGGCTGCCGACGGCAGGCCCCTCGACACTCTGAGTGTTAACGTAGACCGTGCCGCTCACTTGACCGCGAAAGCTCTTGACCACGTTGGTGCTCATCTGTTGAAGAAGAGATCAATCGTCGGCGCTCCTCTGGTGGCTGCTCCTTTGGGCTGGCACGGTGTCGCAGCTGCTCGCGTCGTTGCACCCGTTGCCGCTGCACCCATTGCCGCTTGGGGATGGGGACACGGTGTACGTTTGGGACACCTTTGGTGA